Proteins from one Diprion similis isolate iyDipSimi1 chromosome 3, iyDipSimi1.1, whole genome shotgun sequence genomic window:
- the LOC124404202 gene encoding prothoracicotropic hormone-like, whose product MAMIILSVPALLVFAIGVATFDHWVNMANVPDDELEEMREASLFPARRIRDSSCCRSNTNYMNLGEDSHPSILVNNTCVSKLCSDGFNQCEELYYTLNVTVFRDNEEYPGQNSLSESNPCSRVWHRVEKKVSVACIPVQVRTQSKQKRIFERY is encoded by the exons ATGGCGATGATCATTCTTTCG GTTCCTGCCCTCCTGGTTTTCGCCATCGGAGTTGCCACCTTTGATCACTGGGTGAACATGGCGAACGTTCCGGATGACGAGCTGGAGGAAATGCGGGAGGCGAGCTTGTTTCCGGCTCGGCGTATTCGGGACTCTTCTTGCTGCCGGTCCAACACCAACTACATGAACCTTGGAGAAGACAGCCATCCTAGTATTCTCGTGAACAACACTTGCGTCAGCAAACTGTGCAGTGATGGATTCAACCAGTGCGAAGAGCTGTACTACACTCTCAAC GTTACGGTGTTCAGAGATAACGAGGAATATCCGGGTCAAAATTCGCTGTCAGAATCAAATCCATGCTCGAGAGTATGGCACCGTGTAGAAAAGAAAGTCTCAGTCGCCTGCATACCTGTCCAAGTGAGGACGCAATCTAAGCAGAAACGGATTTTTGAACGATATTAA